One Maniola hyperantus chromosome 17, iAphHyp1.2, whole genome shotgun sequence DNA window includes the following coding sequences:
- the Prosbeta3 gene encoding proteasome subunit beta type-3, with amino-acid sequence MSILAYNGGAVVAMKGKDCVAIATDKRYGIQAQTISSNFLKVFEMGPTLYVGLPGLATDTQTVYQRLKFRMNLYELKENRAMRPKTFSAMLSNLLYEKRFGPYFIEPVVAGLDPIDNTPYVCNMDLIGCPNEPEDFVVSGTCTDQLYGMCEALWEPDLKPDELFETISQALVNAADRDAISGWGAVVYIIEKDKITEKHVKTRMD; translated from the exons ATG TCGATTTTAGCGTATAACGGTGGCGCAGTGGTTGCTATGAAGGGCAAAGACTGCGTGGCCATCGCCACGGATAAGCGCTACGGTATCCAGGCTCAGACCATATCATCAAACTTCCTCAAAGTGTTCGAAATGGGCCCCACGTTATATGTAGGCCTACCAGGACTGGCAACAGACACACAGACTGTGTATCAAAGACTTAAGTTCAg AATGAATCTGTATGAGTTAAAAGAGAACAGAGCAATGAGGCCCAAGACATTCTCAGCGATGCTGTCTAACTTGTTATATGAGAAGCGTTTCGGACCCTACTTCATTGAGCCTGTGGTAGCTGGATTGGACCCTATTGACAATACACCCTATGTCTGCAATATGGACTTG ATCGGTTGTCCGAATGAGCCTGAAGATTTTGTAGTATCAGGCACATGCACAGATCAGCTGTATGGTATGTGCGAGGCGCTGTGGGAGCCCGACCTAAAACCTGATGAGCTGTTTGAGACTATTTCGCAG GCACTAGTGAACGCGGCTGACCGCGACGCAATCTCAGGCTGGGGTGCTGTGGTGTACATCATTGAGAAAGATAAGATCACAGAGAAACATGTCAAGACAAGGATGGATTAG